The region CCACCCGCGCGCCGCCGCCTGGAGCAGCCCCGGCTTCCCATTGTCATTCACCAACCGGTGCTGGAACTCCGTGTACCACTGCGCGTCGAAGCCCCCTCCCGTGCCGTCTTTCTGGGCCGGCCTCGAGATGCTCGGGTCGTAGTCGAACTGCTCCGCCACCGTCCAAACGTCCGGGTTGAAGAAGTGCACCTGACGGTTGATCTCCCGCAGCAGCTCCCACCCGTCCCTCCCCCCCACTCCCTTGATGGGTTCCGTGAAGTCGAAGCGCAGCCCGTCGAAGTGCAGCTCCTCCACCTGCGCCACCGCGTGGTCCACGAAGAACTGCTTCACCTTCGGGTTCCAATACGCCGGCACAGCTCCCCACGGCGTGTCCCGCTGCTCGAACTTCCCCGGCTCCTTTGACCAATTGAAGTACGGGTTCTCCGCTCCCCCCAGGTTCCACAGCCCGTTGTAGTCCCCGTGCACGTGGTTGTAGACCACGTCCGCGATGACGTTCAGCCCCCTCCCGTGAGCCTCGTCGATGAAGCGCTTCAGCGCCTCCGTCCCGCTCACCCACCTGCCTTCCTCGTCCTCGAAGCCCAACGCGCTCTCCACCGCCAGACTGTTCACCCCCAGGTAGCCCCAGTTCCGGTTCCCCTCCACCTCGTTCACCGGCAACAGCTCCAGCGTCGTCACCCCCAGTTTCTTGAAGTAGTCCAGCTTCGCCCCTGCGTCCTCCAACGTCGAACGATCCCCGTTCCCCGCCTCGCCCAGGAAGCTCCCCACGTGCAGCTGGTACACCACCCACCTGCTCGGGTCCTTCTCCCTCGGCGCCCCGTCGTTCTTCCACGTGTAGCTCGCCGGATCCGTGATGACCGAACCCCGGAACGTCACCCCACTCCCCTCCGTGATGACGTCACTCCACGGATCGTTGTTCGGTGACTTCTGGCGCTCCCCATCGCTCAGCCGCCCATCCCGGTTCCCGTCATCCCTCAGCCGCAGCTCGCCCTTCTCGTCCCGCTCGTAGACCTGCAGCTCGTAGCGCAGCCCCACCAGGTTCCCCGGGTCGTTCACCAGCACCGTCCACGCCCCTCCGTGGTTCGTCATCCGGATACGGCCGTCCGGCTCGACGTTCCTCGCCCAGAAGTCGTTGAACCTCCCGTCTCGCAGCTTGTCCACCAACGAGGCGTCGAAGTCCCCGAGCCGCTTCCGCAGCTCCTCCCCACTCAGCCTCCGGCCCCCCTCGTCCTTCAACACCAGGTACGCGCTGTGCGCGTCTTCCTCGTCGTCGATGTCGAAGCGCATCAGCTCGACGTTGCCCGGCGCGTAGCGGTTCACCTCCCTGCCCGTCTTCGCGTCCAGGTGCATCCGCGACAGGCCCCGCTGCTCACCCATCATCTCCCGCGCGTACGGGTCCGGCCGCTCGCTCGTCTCCCCCGCCGAGTCCTCCACCTCGTAGACGTAGGACTGGCCCACCAGCTCCTTCCACCCGCCCTCCACCCTCGCCGACCAGTTGCCCCCTTCATCCCGCTCCATCGGGAAGCGCCGCACCCGCCCCTCGGCGTCCGTCACCTTCACCCGCACACCCTTCGCGTTCGGCGCCCAGAACTTGAACGTGGCGTCCTCACCCGAACGTCTCGCCCCCATCTCGTGGTACGTCGTCGGCGCGTACGTGCTCGTGGGCTTCTTCAGGTCCAGCTTCAGGTTGCCCTCGCTCATCACCGCCCACTGGCTCTTGCCCGCGGGGCCGTCCGCCATGACGCCCCACTCCCAGTCGTGCGGCTGGCCATCGTCGAGCACCTCCACCGTCACCGCCCACTTGCCGTCCCCCACGGGCTTCATCGGAATGGGGCGCGCGCTCCACTGCGCGCTGTAGCGGCCCGCCGCGTCCCAACTGCCCTTCACCTGCAGGTTCGTGAGCCCGTCATGCGGCCCCGCGTCGTACACCAGCGTGACCTGACGCTTCACCGGAGCACCCGCGGCGAGCACGTTGCTTCCTCCCACCGCTCCCTGTCTCGGACCGGTTACCGTGCCCTTCAGCGGGTCGTTGATCCTGGAAGTGCTCACGATCGTCTCCTCCGGCGCTCGGCCCGGTACGTGGCGGCCCTCGCTTCCCGGGCCACCACCCTCGATCAGAGTTTCTTCCAGTCAGATGTGACGCGGTGCTCGACCCTCCCGCTCCATCACTCCCACTGTGAGCTTTCGTTCATCGCTCACCCCCAGCCCGGCCCCTCCGAGCTCGCCGAGTGACCCTCATCCAGCCCCTTGAAGTCTCCTCTCCGCACCCGAAGCGCGAGCTTCTCCGCCTCGACTTCACCTCTCGTGCGGCACCCCAGCAGGCGCAGCACCGAGACCGGCGGGCACCACCCCGTCAACCCGTACTGCAGCAGCAGTCCCGCCACCACTCCCGGCACCACCAGCCACCTCCGGTCCCCCGTCGCCCCCAATACCAGTCCCACCAGCGACCACGCCGCCGCGTTCACCTGCAACGACCGCTCGAGGTCCCACTCGCGGTCCAGTTCCCTCAACCGCTCCTCCACCTCGTCCAATGGCCGGCTCGCATCACGGGCCATTCGCTCGCGTGCCTTCCGTAGGATCTCCTCGTTCGCCCTCTCCGGTCCGTGGCGGCGCACCCGGTCGTACCGGGGCTCGAGGAGCTGCTCCAGCCTGGCATCCATGCCGTACCTCCCTGAGAAAAGACGAGCGGGCCACGGGAGTGACTCCCCGCGGCCCGCTCGGGCTTCAATGGCCTGCCTTCAATGGCCTCTCCTGAAGACGCTCCAGCTACCGACGCCCCTTCACCTCGTCATCGGCATCCTTGATGACCCGCTTCGCGTCCTCGATCTTCTCCTTCACGTTGCCCTTGAGGGTGTCCTTCTTGCCCTCGGCCTCCAGCTCACGGTCTCCCGTGGCCACGCCCGCCGTCTCCTTCACCTTCCCCTTCAGCTTGTCCGTCCACTCACCCATGGCGTCCCTCCTTGTGTCCCTGTCCAATCACCGACACGTCAGAAGCTAGGTACCGGGGTAGCCACGAACACCCGACGAGGGCTCGTCCGCATGAGTGCCCTCCATCCATCACTCCCTCTCGCCGCAGCCTTCCACATCCAGCACTCGTCCCTAGCGTCGCTCGCCATGATCACGACGCTCGCCCGTCCCCCTCTCCGCTGGTTGCTGCCACTCCTCACGCTCGCCTGCTCGTCCGGCTCCGCTCCGCCCTCGGTCCGCGAATCCCCGAACACTCCCGGACAGGAGGCCCGTGTCCCCACGCCCCAGGTCCCTCCCACCCAGGCCCAGGTCCGCGCCGTCTCCGCGGAGAACAACCTCGTCCGCCCCGCCAAACGCGACTTCAACGACGAGCGTCTGCGCCAGCTCTCCGTGCGCCCCGGCTTCAGCATCAACGTCTTCGCCCAGGGCCTCAGCAACCCGCGCGTCCTCGCCGTCCGCCCCGATGGCACCGTCTACGTCACCGAGCGCGAGGCCGGCCGCGTCACCCTCCTGCGCGATACCAACGGCGATGGGCGCGCCGACCAGCAGACCCCCGCCCTCACCGGGCTCGGCCAGAAGGACAGCGGCGTCCATGGGCTCGCGCTGCGCGGCAACCAGCTCTACATGGTCACCGTCAAGCAGCTCTACGTCGCGGACATCCGCCCCGATGGCACGCTCTCCACGCCTCGCGAGCTCATCGGCGACCTGCCGGATGGCGGCCAGCACTCCAACCGCACCCTGGCCTTCGGCCCCGATGGCAGGCTCTACCTCTCCATCGGCAGCACCTGCAACGCCTGCGCGGAGAGCAACCCCGAACATGCCACCCTGCTGCGCGTCGACCCGGCCACCGGCGCCCGCTCCGTCTTCGCTCGCGGGCTGCGCAACACCATCGGCTTCGCCTGGCACCCCTCCACCGGCCAGCTCTGGGGCATGGACCATGGCTCCGACAGCCGCGGCGATGACTTCCCTCCCGAGGAGCTCAACCTGCTCGAAGAGGGCGGCGACTACGGCTGGCCCTTCTGCGCCGGCAAGCAGGAGGTGGACCCCTTCGTCTCCGCCGAGCCTCCCAACGACCAGGCCCGCGCCGACTACTGCGCTCGCACCCGGCCGTCCACGCTCGACTACCAGGGCCACTCCGCGCCCATGACCCTCACCTTCTACACGGGCTCCCAGTTCCCCACCGAGTTCCGCAACGACGCCTTCCTCGCCCTGCGTGGCTCGTGGAACCGCAACCCGCCCACCGGCTACAAGCTCGTGCGCATCCGCTTCGACCCGCAGGGCAACCCGCTCGCCTTCGAGGACTTCGTCTCCGGCTGGCTCCTCAAGGACGGCCGCGCCCACTTCGGACGACTCGTCGGCACCGCCGTGGCCACCGATGGCTCACTGCTCGTCACCGACGACTCCAACGGCATCATCTACCGCATCGCCTATACCGGCGGCTGACCTGCCTGCACCGGCGGCCCAAGTGAGCGGAACGGGCCCCGATGCGCCGCAACGGCGCTCCGGCCAGCGCGAGCGGCCCCCTGAATCCACCAAGGCCCGCTCCACTCGACCGGAAACATACGCCAGCCCCGGGGCCAAAAAATACGCCAGGCCCGACGGACGGGAAGCCCGACACCTCCCGCCCGCCAGGCCCGCGCCTCCTTACCCCAAGGAGTCCTTCTGGACGATCTCAGCCGCAGATCGTCTCAAGCATGATGCGGCACACCTCGTACGGGTCGCAGTTCGCCGCGGGACGACGGTCCTCGAAGTAACCCTTGCCGTCGTTCGCCGTCCCCAGCGGGATGCGGATGGACGAGCCACGGTCGCTCACGCCGTAACGGAACACGTTGATCGGCGCCGTCTCGTGCAGACCCGTCAGGCGCTCCGTGTTGTGCGCGCCGTACACCTGGATGTGCGCCTCGTGCCGCGCGCGCAGCTTCTCGCACGCCGCCTCGATGACCTTGATGCCGCCCGGCTCGCGCATCGCCTTCGTGCTCACGTTCGTGTGGCAGCCCGTCCCGTTCCAGTCACCCTTCACCGGCTTGGGGTGCAGCGTGGCGCTGATGCCGTACTCCTCGCCCATCCGGTACAGCAGCCAGCGCGCCAGCCACAGCTCGTCCGCCATCTCCAGCGGCGAGAGGGGGCCAATCTGGAACTCCCACTGCGCGGGCATCACCTCGGCGTTCGTGCCGCACAGCTTGATGCCCGCGCGCAGACACGCCTCGGCGTGCGCCTCCACCAGCTTGCGCCCGAACACCTCGTCACTGCCCACGCCACAGTAGTAGCCACCCTGCGGCGCCGGGAAACCCTTGTCCGGCCAGCCCAGCGGACGGTTGCCCTCGAAGAGCGTGTACTCCTGCTCCATGCCGAACCACGTGTCCTCCGCCGCGTGCTTCTCCGCCACCACCCGCAGCGGCGCCCGCGTGTTGCTCCAGTGCGGGCTCCCATCCGGGTTCATCACCTCGCACAGCACCAGGATGTCCGGTGTCCCCGGCCGCAGCGGGTTCGGGATGTAACGCACCGGCCGCAGCATCAGGTCGCTCTTCTTGCCCTCGGCCTGATACGTGCTCGAACCGTCGAAGCTCCAGTCCGGCAACTCGGAGACGCTCCGGACCTCGCCCTCCAACACCTTCATCTTCGACCGCAGCTTCGCCGTCGGCTTCTGCCCGTCGATCCAGATGTACTCCGCCATCACCTTAGGCATTCAACGTCCTCCACATGTGCCCGCTCCGGGGCCGGGTCTCTCGGCGGCCCTACCGGACCGCCTGTCTTGCCCACTCTCTTTTGCAGATGCGGTGCCAACGGCCTCACGCGGCGGAGGGCTCGACGGAAACCCTCGAAATGAGAGGGAACCGGCCTCGCGCCCTCGTGGAAGGGCCTTCCGCAAGTCCGACAATTTCGTAGGAGATGCGCGAGCTTCCTACAAAATTGTCGGAAGTGTCCCGGCGTTCCGACGCAAGGGCCGGGCTCCCACCGCTCCCGGTCCACCCCGTGATGGGAACCCAACGGATGGAGACCCTCCGAATGCCGCGCCCCGGACACTTCCCCGCCCGCCTGCTCTCACCCCCTGCGACGGTCTCACCTACAATTTCGTAGCTCTTTGGCCCAAAGCCGACAAAATTGTCAGAATCCCTCCGGGCCCCCTCGGAGACCCGTTCCGCAGGAGCAACACACGATGGCGAAGCGAGCAGACGAGCAGCAGGGCAAGCCCCCCGCCCTGGCCAGCCTCCTGGAGGTCAGCCAGGCCCTGGCCGGCGCCAACGATCTCAAGGCCGCCCTCCACCGCGTGCTGGAACGGCTCGAGCGCTACCACGGCGTCGTCCGCGGTACCGTGACCCTGAAGGATCCCAACGCCGATGACCTCTACATCGAGGCCTCCATCGGCTTGAGCGCCGAGGGCCGCAAGGCCCGCTACCGGCTCGGCGAGGGCATCACCGGCCGCGTCGTCCAGAGCTCCAGGCCCATCGTCGTCCCCGAGATCAGCCGCGAGCCCCTCTTCCTCCACCGCGCCTTCCGCGGCCGCAAGGACGGTGGCCCGGAGTCCTCCTTCATCTGCGTCCCCATCCTCCTCCACCGCAAGCCCGTCGGCGCCCTCGGCGTGGACCTGCTCTTCGACAAGGGCCGCGACTACGAGGAGGAGACCCGCCTCTTCAGCGTCATCGCCTCCATGATCGGCCAGGCCCTCGCCGCCCACCGCCTCCTCGAGGACGAACGCAAGAAGCTCCTCGAGGAGAACACCACCCTCCGCCAGGAGCTGCGCGAGCGCTACGACTTCTCCAACATCATCGGCACCTCCGGCCCCATGCGACAGGTGTACGAGCAGATCCACCAGGTCGCCCGCACCACCACCACCGTCCTCATCCGCGGCGAGTCCGGCACCGGCAAGGAGCTCATCGCCCACGCCATCCACTACAACTCCACCCGCGCCAAGAAGCCCTTCATCCGCGTCAACTGCGCCGCCCTCCCCGAAACCCTCATCGAGTCCGAGCTCTTCGGCTACGAAAAGGGCGCCTTCACCGGCGCCCAGGCCCGCAAGCGCGGCCGCTTCGAGCTCGCCGAGGGCGGCACCCTCTTCCTCGATGAGATCGGCGAGGTCAACCCCTCCACCCAGGTCAAGCTCCTCCGCGTCCTCCAGGAGCGTGAGTTCGAACGCGTCGGCGGCACCGAAACCCTCAAGGCAAACGTCCGCCTCATCGCCGCCACCAACAAGGACCTCGAAACCGCCATCTCCGAGAAGTCCTTCCGCGAGGACCTCTACTACCGCCTCAACGTCTTCACCCTCTTCATCCCTCCCCTCCGCGAGCGCAAGTCAGACCTCCTCCTCCTCGCCGACCACTTCGTCGCCAAGTACTCCCGCGAACACGGCAAGAACATCCGCCGCATCTCCACCCCAGCCATCGACATGCTCGTCAGCTACCACTGGCCCGGCAATGTCCGCGAGCTCGAGAACATCATCGAACGCGCTGTCCTCGTCTGCGATGGCAATGCCATCCATGGACACCACCTTCCGCCAACCCTGCAGACCGCCGAGGCCTCCGAGACCGTTACCAGTACGTCCTTGACCGACGCCGTTCAGCAGTTCGAAAAGGATTTGATCGCTGATGCCTTGAAGACCACCCGCGGCAATCGCGCCAAGGCCGCTCGGCTCCTCCGCACCACCGAGCGCATCGTCAATTACAAGGTCTCCAAGTATGAGATCGATTGCTCTCGGTTCCGCTCGTAGGACACCGGAACCTCGAGTCTCGACTCCCGCGTAGACCCTCACCCCAGCCCTCTCCCAGAGGGAGAGGGTGCTGCGATCAGTTGGTTCTCGATTGCGCCAACGCTCGCTCGACTTCCCTCTCCAGCTCGTCTTCCCCTCCCCTTCCCTCCTCCTCCTTCCGCTCCCTCGGCCCCATCCACGGCTGGTGCTTCAACCCGCTCGTCTCCACCGCCAGCTTCGTCGCTCGCTCCGTCAGCTTCAGGATCCCCTGGGCATCCAGCACGTTCGTCGGATCCAACTGGTCCAACGGCGTCTGCTCCAGTCTCCCCAGCGACATCCTCTCCAGCTTGAAGCCCAATAGCTCGTTCCCCAACTCCACCTTCACGTGGTCGATGAACAGGCTCCGGTCCGCCAACAACTCGTCGATGTTGAACGTGCTCGCCGAGTTCGCCAACGCGCACGCGAACCTCTCCTCCAATAGCGCCTGCACCTCCTCCGAACGGTTCGCCCTCGCACACCCCACCTCCCTCGCCACCCTCAGCACGTCCTCCGGTCTCCTCTCCACCTTCACCAGGAACGTCGCCCTCACGTCCACCCGGATCCCATCCCGGCACGACAGCCCCTGTCTTCCCCTCCTCTCCACCACCACCTTCCTCACCGACAGGTCCAACACCTCCGCCCGGTCCAACATCGGCCACACCACCGCTCCCCCAAAGCTCACCCGCGTCGGCCTCGAACCCCGCTCGATCACCAGCGCCTCCCCAGGCCCCACCCGCCGGTAGCTCATCCTCAACCCCACCGCGCAACACACCCCTCCACCCACCACCACCGCACCGGCCATCGCAAGCAGTTCGGCTGTCTCCATGGGGGCTCCACTCCTGGCTCCAGGGAGTCCCAACTCCACCACGCCCCTCGCCCCTCGCGCCAGGGCAGCTCCTTTCGCCCCTGGTGTAGCCTGTTCACCATGCGTCCCATCGACATCTGCTCCGCCGTCCTCGTCTCCACTGGCAACCGCGCCCTCCGCGAGCCATCGAAGATCCGCTGGGATGCCGTCGAGGCACTCATGGGCCTCCGCCTCCGCTACCAGAGCCCCTTCGACTCCCGCGTCACCCTCGTGGACCCCGGCGGCGAGCACATGTTCTTCGAAGAATGGTTGGAGAACCGCCCCGCTCCCTCCGCTCGCCTCTGGCTCGCTCCCTTCCCCCCAGGTGGCCCCTCCGATCCCCGTCTCGCCGGCCTCCCCCTCGAGGTCCGCGACGCCATCGGCAACGGCGGCCTCGGCTTCCTCCTCTACTCCGATGGGCAGCGCATCGAGCGCTTCGTCCCCCGCGAGGTCCAGCCCCTCCTCCATGACATCGCCGGCCCCCAGCTCTACTCCTTCATCCTGAGCCGCAAGAACGCCGCCGCCCTCTCCGAGGCCCTCGCCCGTGAGCTCAACCTCCCGCTCGAAAGTCTCGAGGGCCACCTCGCCTCCCGCTCTCCCCACGAGATGCAGGACATCGTCGAGCGCTTCATGTCCTCCGGCGCCGCCGTGGAGTACGCCTCCTCCGCCGAGCTGCCCCCTGAGGCCTCCGACGTGGAGAGCTGGAACGCATTCTTCGCCCCCTCTCCCCGCTCCTCCAGCCTGTCCTTCGAATTCCTCTACGCCGGTCCCGGCTCCGAGCTGGACCTCGAGCGTGACCTCGACTCCGCCCGCTCCGACCTCTCCTCATCCCTCGAGGCCATGCGCGACTTCGCCCAGGCCCAGGGCCTCCGCTCCTGGTCCAAGCACTTCCGCCGCGCCCTCCTCCGCTTGACCCTCGAGCCACAGCCCCTCGAGGACCTCGCCGAGCTCCTCCTCCTCAACGGACTCCCTGCTCCCGCCATCCAGCTCGCCCTCTGCGCCGCCGCTTCCGATGTCTTCGGCGGCATCGGCGCCTGGAATGACCTAGTCTTTCCCGGAGAGGCCGGGGACTCCTACCGCTCCCTCTCCGAACGCCTCCTCGCCTCCCTCCGCACCGCCCTTCGCGCCAGCCTCAATAGCTCCGCCCTTTGAACCTCGGGCTTCTGGCTCGGGCGGAACCCGGGGACCTTATACCCTCACCCCGACCCTCTCCCAGAGGGAGAGGGAGTTAGGGGGGATTGGGGCTAATCCTCCTTCTTTGCTTCCTTCCTTCGGCTCAACGCCTTCTGCAGCTTCTTCATCTTCTCCAGGATCAGCCCTCGCTTCAGGTTCGACAGGTGATCCACGAAGACGTGCCCGTCCAGGTGATCGATCTCGTGCTGCAGCACGTGCGCCAGCCTCCCCTCCGCCTCCAGCTCGTGCCACTCCCCCGCCCGGTCCTGGTACTTCACCTTCACCTTGTGGAACCGCGGCGTCTTCTCGTACTGGTCCGGCACCGACAGGCACCCCTCCTCCAACGTCACCGGCCCCGACTTCTCCAAGATCTGCGGGTTGATGATCTCGAAGAACGTCCCGTCCTCCCTCCCCACCCACGAACACCTCAGCGATACCCCCACCTGGTTCGCCGCGATCCCTATCCCCTCCGCCTCCTTCATCGACTCGAACATCTCCTCCAACAGCTTCGTGAGCGTGTCCCCGAAGTCCGTCACCGGCTTCGTCTGCGTTGTCAGCACCTTGTTGGGCCAGATGACGATGTCGCGAGCCATACCGTTTCTCTTCTCCCTGCGTGTTCGCCCGTGAAAGGCCCCTTCTACACCGGGCACGCCCCCGCGCGAGCCCCGACTGTGCCCCTCTTGTTTCCGCCTCGACTCCAACGGACAGGGCATACCGGGAGTACGTCTGCTAAACACCCCCTCCATGCACCCTCACGCCCAGCTCATCACCGACTTCTACTCCGCCTTCCAACGCCGTGACGCCCAGGCCATGGCCGCCTGCTACCACCCCGACGCCGAGTTCTCCGACCCCGCCTTCCCCGGCCTCCGCCACGCCCAGGTCACCTCCATGTGGAAGATGCTCTGCGAGCGCGGCAAGGACCTCGAGCTCTCCTTCCGCGATGTCCAGGCCGATGACCGCACCGGCCGCGCCCACTGGGATGCCCGCTATACCTTCAGCGGCACCGGGCGGAAGGTCCTCAACCGCATCGACGCCGAGTTCGAATTCAAGGACGGGAAGATCCTCCGCCACACCGACCGCTTCGACTTCTGGACCTGGTCCCGGCAATCGCTCGGCCCTGTCGGACTCCTGCTCGGGTGGTCTCCCTTCCTGCGCAACAAGGTCCAGGCCCAGGCCCGCGCCTCCCTCGACAAGTACATGAAGGACCGCGGCACCACCGGAGCCTGAGTCAGGCCTGCTCCGCGGGCTCCGAGGACTCCCGCTCCTCGCTGGGGCCATCCACCGGCAGCTCGAGCGTGAAGGTGGCTCCCTGCCCAGGCCCCGCGCTCGTGCAGCCGAGGCGCCCGTTCATCTCCTCGGCGGACAGCGCGCTGATGTGCAGCCCGAAGCCGTGCCCCGTCTTCTTCGTCGTGAAGCCCTGCGAGAACAGCCGCGCCAGGTTCTCCGGCGCGATTCCCACGCCATTGTCGGCGACCTCGATGATGAGCCGGTCTCCCCCCTCGCTCAGCCGGATGCGGATGCTCAGGCGCTTGTCCGCCGTGCCACTCTCCATCAGCGCATGCCGCGCGTTGCTCAACAGGTTGATGAGGATCTGCAACAGCTTGTGCCGATCCACGAGGATGGGAGGGACCTCCGCGTACTCCCGCTCGATGTGGATGCCCTTGCGCTCAAACGACCCGGCGTTCAGACGCAGCGCCTCCTCGATGAGCTGCGGCACCGGCAGCCGCTCCACCACCCCCGCCGCGCGCGCGTGCTGCTGCTGCATGCTC is a window of Archangium lipolyticum DNA encoding:
- a CDS encoding alpha-amylase family glycosyl hydrolase; this encodes MSTSRINDPLKGTVTGPRQGAVGGSNVLAAGAPVKRQVTLVYDAGPHDGLTNLQVKGSWDAAGRYSAQWSARPIPMKPVGDGKWAVTVEVLDDGQPHDWEWGVMADGPAGKSQWAVMSEGNLKLDLKKPTSTYAPTTYHEMGARRSGEDATFKFWAPNAKGVRVKVTDAEGRVRRFPMERDEGGNWSARVEGGWKELVGQSYVYEVEDSAGETSERPDPYAREMMGEQRGLSRMHLDAKTGREVNRYAPGNVELMRFDIDDEEDAHSAYLVLKDEGGRRLSGEELRKRLGDFDASLVDKLRDGRFNDFWARNVEPDGRIRMTNHGGAWTVLVNDPGNLVGLRYELQVYERDEKGELRLRDDGNRDGRLSDGERQKSPNNDPWSDVITEGSGVTFRGSVITDPASYTWKNDGAPREKDPSRWVVYQLHVGSFLGEAGNGDRSTLEDAGAKLDYFKKLGVTTLELLPVNEVEGNRNWGYLGVNSLAVESALGFEDEEGRWVSGTEALKRFIDEAHGRGLNVIADVVYNHVHGDYNGLWNLGGAENPYFNWSKEPGKFEQRDTPWGAVPAYWNPKVKQFFVDHAVAQVEELHFDGLRFDFTEPIKGVGGRDGWELLREINRQVHFFNPDVWTVAEQFDYDPSISRPAQKDGTGGGFDAQWYTEFQHRLVNDNGKPGLLQAAARGWKTDMDAFMSMLTNPRGLDGWKKALTIISNHDEVGNAQRTMNTAEGERPTDFPEQWSRNAARFVGGMGMAGPGIPMFFQGDEFGAQNDFRWGNPSTWDSDWSWESLGKDWDWDKVTFNDVRKASYERLFPVAPEVRAKDGEYQGLSEEDRKVFECLAAMPVERRTEAMLDITRRQSFHFYRDAIALRRSSPAFQADGEVHRVYTHDEDSVVAFTRKAGSEEYLVVGSLNRKNLEGYPMSLPPGRWKEVLNSDAAVYGGNNFGNYGATLSGGITKVNIPSAGYVVFRRE
- a CDS encoding YgaP family membrane protein — protein: MDARLEQLLEPRYDRVRRHGPERANEEILRKARERMARDASRPLDEVEERLRELDREWDLERSLQVNAAAWSLVGLVLGATGDRRWLVVPGVVAGLLLQYGLTGWCPPVSVLRLLGCRTRGEVEAEKLALRVRRGDFKGLDEGHSASSEGPGWG
- a CDS encoding CsbD family protein, producing MGEWTDKLKGKVKETAGVATGDRELEAEGKKDTLKGNVKEKIEDAKRVIKDADDEVKGRR
- a CDS encoding PQQ-dependent sugar dehydrogenase codes for the protein MITTLARPPLRWLLPLLTLACSSGSAPPSVRESPNTPGQEARVPTPQVPPTQAQVRAVSAENNLVRPAKRDFNDERLRQLSVRPGFSINVFAQGLSNPRVLAVRPDGTVYVTEREAGRVTLLRDTNGDGRADQQTPALTGLGQKDSGVHGLALRGNQLYMVTVKQLYVADIRPDGTLSTPRELIGDLPDGGQHSNRTLAFGPDGRLYLSIGSTCNACAESNPEHATLLRVDPATGARSVFARGLRNTIGFAWHPSTGQLWGMDHGSDSRGDDFPPEELNLLEEGGDYGWPFCAGKQEVDPFVSAEPPNDQARADYCARTRPSTLDYQGHSAPMTLTFYTGSQFPTEFRNDAFLALRGSWNRNPPTGYKLVRIRFDPQGNPLAFEDFVSGWLLKDGRAHFGRLVGTAVATDGSLLVTDDSNGIIYRIAYTGG
- the glnII gene encoding glutamine synthetase GlnII, giving the protein MPKVMAEYIWIDGQKPTAKLRSKMKVLEGEVRSVSELPDWSFDGSSTYQAEGKKSDLMLRPVRYIPNPLRPGTPDILVLCEVMNPDGSPHWSNTRAPLRVVAEKHAAEDTWFGMEQEYTLFEGNRPLGWPDKGFPAPQGGYYCGVGSDEVFGRKLVEAHAEACLRAGIKLCGTNAEVMPAQWEFQIGPLSPLEMADELWLARWLLYRMGEEYGISATLHPKPVKGDWNGTGCHTNVSTKAMREPGGIKVIEAACEKLRARHEAHIQVYGAHNTERLTGLHETAPINVFRYGVSDRGSSIRIPLGTANDGKGYFEDRRPAANCDPYEVCRIMLETICG
- a CDS encoding sigma-54 interaction domain-containing protein, which codes for MAKRADEQQGKPPALASLLEVSQALAGANDLKAALHRVLERLERYHGVVRGTVTLKDPNADDLYIEASIGLSAEGRKARYRLGEGITGRVVQSSRPIVVPEISREPLFLHRAFRGRKDGGPESSFICVPILLHRKPVGALGVDLLFDKGRDYEEETRLFSVIASMIGQALAAHRLLEDERKKLLEENTTLRQELRERYDFSNIIGTSGPMRQVYEQIHQVARTTTTVLIRGESGTGKELIAHAIHYNSTRAKKPFIRVNCAALPETLIESELFGYEKGAFTGAQARKRGRFELAEGGTLFLDEIGEVNPSTQVKLLRVLQEREFERVGGTETLKANVRLIAATNKDLETAISEKSFREDLYYRLNVFTLFIPPLRERKSDLLLLADHFVAKYSREHGKNIRRISTPAIDMLVSYHWPGNVRELENIIERAVLVCDGNAIHGHHLPPTLQTAEASETVTSTSLTDAVQQFEKDLIADALKTTRGNRAKAARLLRTTERIVNYKVSKYEIDCSRFRS
- a CDS encoding SPFH domain-containing protein, translating into METAELLAMAGAVVVGGGVCCAVGLRMSYRRVGPGEALVIERGSRPTRVSFGGAVVWPMLDRAEVLDLSVRKVVVERRGRQGLSCRDGIRVDVRATFLVKVERRPEDVLRVAREVGCARANRSEEVQALLEERFACALANSASTFNIDELLADRSLFIDHVKVELGNELLGFKLERMSLGRLEQTPLDQLDPTNVLDAQGILKLTERATKLAVETSGLKHQPWMGPRERKEEEGRGGEDELEREVERALAQSRTN
- the def gene encoding peptide deformylase, which encodes MARDIVIWPNKVLTTQTKPVTDFGDTLTKLLEEMFESMKEAEGIGIAANQVGVSLRCSWVGREDGTFFEIINPQILEKSGPVTLEEGCLSVPDQYEKTPRFHKVKVKYQDRAGEWHELEAEGRLAHVLQHEIDHLDGHVFVDHLSNLKRGLILEKMKKLQKALSRRKEAKKED
- a CDS encoding nuclear transport factor 2 family protein, coding for MHPHAQLITDFYSAFQRRDAQAMAACYHPDAEFSDPAFPGLRHAQVTSMWKMLCERGKDLELSFRDVQADDRTGRAHWDARYTFSGTGRKVLNRIDAEFEFKDGKILRHTDRFDFWTWSRQSLGPVGLLLGWSPFLRNKVQAQARASLDKYMKDRGTTGA